A portion of the Lolium rigidum isolate FL_2022 chromosome 1, APGP_CSIRO_Lrig_0.1, whole genome shotgun sequence genome contains these proteins:
- the LOC124652221 gene encoding pentatricopeptide repeat-containing protein At3g47530-like has protein sequence MALAQQLSRALHPRSVPSPSAAATALLTAASPPPARHFLQLHAHLLRTGVLLLDHTAASAFLSLAAASLPSLRALAVLHHHLTPASVPSTFCCNSILRSLPESAALSFLRRMRALGRRGNAFSLAILLKPSCTLPHARQLHANAVAEGHLGDALLATSLMRSYATCGAGESARKVFDEMLIKDTVAWNVLITCYARNKRTKDTLKLFDEMRRSESEAEPDEVTCILLLQACTSLGALDFGEQVWEYATERGYGGELKVRNSLITMYTRCGCVEKAYEVFRGTPRKTVVTWSAMISGLAANGFGREAISAFEEMSKSGVAPDAQTFTGVLSACSHSGLVDEGFRFFDMMRYEYQIMPNVRHYGCIVDLMGRAGLLDEAYTLVVEEMRVAPDATIWRTLLGACRIHGHVDLGEKVISHLIELKAQQAGDHVLLLNTYATVGDWTKVADVRKLMKENGIQTTPGCTTVELNGELHEFVADDDSHPRKAEIYSKLDEINTHLRIAGYVPNVSSELHDLDSEGKGCALTYHSEKLAIAFALLVMPHRRPIRLAKNLRVCVDCHNFTKVVSSVYNRLVIVRDRTRFHHFQGGKCSCNDYW, from the coding sequence ATGGCACTGGCGCAGCAGCTCTCGCGCGCTCTCCACCCGCGCTCCGTCCCCTCCCCGTCCGCCGCAGCCACCGCACTCCTCACCGCGGCGTCGCCTCCCCCGGCGCGCCATTTCCTCCAGCTCCACGCGCACCTGCTCCGCACCGGGGTTCTCCTCCTCGACCACACCGCAGCCTCCGCCTTCCTTTCCCTCGCAGCAGCCTCCCTCCCCTCCCTTCGCGCGCTCGCCGTCCTCCACCACCATCTCACCCCGGCGTCCGTCCCTTCCACCTTCTGCTGCAACTCCATCCTCCGCTCCCTCCCAGAATCCGCCGCCCTCAGCTTCCTCCGCCGCATGCGCGCCCTCGGCCGCCGCGGGAACGCCTTCTCCCTAGCTATCCTCCTCAAACCCTCCTGCACCCTACCTCACGCGCGCCAGCTGCACGCCAACGCGGTGGCCGAGGGGCACCTCGGGGACGCCCTTCTGGCCACCTCCCTCATGCGGTCCTACGCTACCTGCGGTGCCGGGGAGAGCGCgcgtaaggtgtttgatgaaatgctgaTAAAGGACACGGTCGCATGGAACGTTCTCATTACCTGCTACGCGAGGAACAAGAGGACAAAAGATACACTAAAGCTATTTGACGAGATGAGGAGAAGCGAGAGTGAGGCGGAGCCAGATGAGGTCACCTGCATCCTGCTCCTCCAGGCATGCACGAGCCTGGGCGCACTCGATTTCGGGGAGCAGGTCTGGGAGTACGCGACGGAGCGTGGTTACGGGGGCGAGCTGAAGGTGCGCAACTCGCTGATCACCATGTACACGAGGTGCGGGTGCGTGGAGAAGGCGTACGAGGTCTTCCGCGGAACTCCTCGGAAAACTGTGGTCACATGGAGCGCTATGATCTCAGGACTGGCAGCAAATGGCTTCGGGAGAGAGGCTATATCCGCGTTTGAGGAGATGAGTAAATCAGGTGTCGCTCCGGACGCGCAGACTTTTACTGGCGTGCTCTCTGCGTGTAGCCATAGTGGGTTGGTTGATGAGGGTTTCAGATTTTTTGACATGATGCGCTATGAGTATCAGATAATGCCAAATGTTCGCCACTATGGGTGTATCGTTGACCTAATGGGCCGTGCTGGCTTGCTTGATGAGGCATACACGCTTGTGGTGGAAGAGATGAGGGTTGCGCCAGATGCAACGATTTGGCGAACTCTTCTTGGTGCATGCCGAATTCATGGTCAtgttgatcttggagagaaagTCATCAGTCATCTTATTGAACTGAAAGCACAGCAAGCTGGGGATCATGTTCTACTGCTGAATACCTATGCAACCGTTGGGGATTGGACAAAGGTAGCAGATGTCAggaagttgatgaaggagaatgggATCCAAACTACTCCTGGCTGCACAACAGTAGAGCTTAATGGCGAGCTCCATGAGTTTGTTGCAGATGATGATTCACATCCAAGAAAAGCAGAGATTTACAGCAAGCTCGATGAGATAAACACACATTTAAGAATAGCTGGTTATGTTCCAAATGTGTCATCTGAGCTGCATGATTTGGATTCAGAGGGGAAGGGATGTGCCCTCACCTATCACAGTGAAAAGCTGGCAATTGCTTTTGCTCTTCTTGTGATGCCACACCGTAGACCAATAAGACTGGCAAAGAACCTTCGTGTTTGTGTAGACTGCCACAATTTCACCAAGGTAGTTTCTAGTGTTTATAATCGACTAGTGATTGTAAGAGACAGAACTCGATTCCATCATTTCCAGGGAGGGAAGTGTTCATGCAATGATTATTGGTAG